The following coding sequences are from one Musa acuminata AAA Group cultivar baxijiao chromosome BXJ2-4, Cavendish_Baxijiao_AAA, whole genome shotgun sequence window:
- the LOC135611180 gene encoding mitochondrial import inner membrane translocase subunit PAM16 like 2-like encodes MAAKLIANLIIMGSGILGRAVLQAYRKALENANKNGVAHEAINNIRRASRAMTEQEARQILGISENSSWEEVMQKYDVLFENNTKNGSFYLQSKVHRAKECLEAVYKENNQGSS; translated from the exons ATG GCTGCAAAACTTATTGCCAACTTAATTATAATGGGCTCTGGTATTTTGGGAAGGGCTGTGTTGCAAGCATATCGTAAAGCATTGGAAA ATGCCAATAAAAATGGTGTTGCACATGAGGCAATTAACAATATCCGCAGAGCAAGTAGGGCAATGACTGAACAGGAAGCTCGACAGATCTTAGGGATATCTGAGAACTCGTCATGGGAAGAAGTCATGCAG AAATATGATGTCTTATTTGAGAACAATACTAAAAACGGGAGCTTCTACCTCCAGTCGAAAGTTCATCGGGCAAAGGAATGTTTAGAAGCTGTTTACAAGGAGAATAATCAGGGATCCAGTTGA